The Enoplosus armatus isolate fEnoArm2 chromosome 5, fEnoArm2.hap1, whole genome shotgun sequence genome contains the following window.
CTTTTTTAAAAGGGACACTTTTTTTAACCGTTACTGCGATCTCTCCCCGACCTTAACCATACCATAGTtaccatgtgcagatattgtaggaaaaaattaatataatttcaaaatgttggCACTGAACGTTACAAAGCAAAGTTGTTGAACATAATAGTTTGGCAGAACCATCCAATATGAACAAGTTGACGTTCACTGGGTTTATCTCACTTGTAGAGATCAGTGGCAGCACCACCGAACCCAACAACGGCATGGGGGACTGCCGGGTGTCCAGGAGCAAGAGGAAGGCCAGCATTAAGCCAGAGTCACCCAGAAAAAGGCAGAGGTGTGCCAGCGGCCCCACTGAGGTAGCAGTGGAGGCTGTGACGGCCAAGGGGACCAAGAGAAAGGCCAGCACCACAAGAGAGTCCCCCAGTAAGAAGCAGAGGGGTGGAAGCAACGACACCAACGGCTGTGACCTCCCCCCGAGCTCCTGTGGCCCTTCAACCTCCAACCAGAACAACGGGAGCTCGTCCGTCTCAGCCAGAAGCAGCCGAGGTAAGCTGATAGTGTGAAAGAACAcgagagagagctgctgtttgtacGTGAGCACATCCAGCACTCCTGGCTACCGCCTGGCCAACAGATAGTCCCACACTTAACCCCCCATGttggtttttacactttggtttttattaATCagacaagatacaacatgttaattagccaGCTTTAGAGGGGCTGGCAGGCAGACTGTGTTACCTCTGGACAGCACCAACTGTttgcccccacccccagccttcagctaagctaacctgctgctggcaggTTCAAGGTCTTTGTGATTTGAAGCAAACTGTAATTAACATTTACACATGAGGAAGTTTGTCAGCTATAATGCAGAACAGCAGAAGAAGATTTGACTAACCCCCAGGTTAACAACCACTGATTTCAACCACAGAGGGGTTAGGGTGGGATGTTCCTCACGAATGCAGTGAAACgtgaatctgtgtttgtgtttgtgtttgtgtgtgtagccagGTTTGAGGCCAAGTACCTGCAGCTTGACAAGCTCGGAGAAGGAGGCTTCGGATCAGTTTATGCCGGCTACAGGAAAACGGATGATTTACCAGTAAGTATTACGAAGGTATTCtcacatcacacatgcacacacagccatcacTCCCTGCACTAACCAAAGCACTGCTGACTCTGTCCTGTAGGTGGCGATCAAACACGTCCCCAAAGCAGTTGTGAAGAGTCGACCAATGGCGAGTGACCTGATCTGAGATCATTGCATATCTTTGTTCTCCTCCTTGTTACTTTGTTGTTGATgaagaaagcacacacatacacgacCACGTCtatcaaaacactcacattGTCGTTATACTGTTTCCTTCAGGTCCTGAATGGAAAGACATACATGGTCCCCCTGGAGATGCTCCTCATGGTGAGAGTGGCACATGAACCAGGGGAATCTGCAGCCGTGGCATTGTTAGACTGGTATGATCTGGACCAGGAGGTTCTCCTGGTCATGGAGAGACCAGCCTCCTCTGTGGACCTGCTGAACTACATGAATGACATCGGTGGTCCCATGGAGGAAGACCAGGCTAAGGTACTGAAGCTGGGTGGAGCAAGTTTCTGTGGCGGTGTTTGGTGTTCCCTTCAAGCTGCACCAAGCtacttttgaaaatgtcatcattttgaattttgtcagtttcagtggagagttttaggctgtttgtctctgtctcagaaCATCATGAAGCAGCTGGTGAAAGCAGCCATTCAAATGCACTCCAAGGGCGTCTTCCACCGTGACATCAAAGCAGAGAACGTCCTTATTGAAACCTGCTCCGATGTCCCTCGAGTCCGGGTCATAGACTTTGGGTGTGGCTGCTTCGTGAAGAAGAGATCTCACCGCGACTTCTCTGGTACGATGTctggcttctgctgctgctcttcatccatctgttgATCTCTGGAGTGATGACTTTCATTGAAACCTTCTACTCATCCTTTGTTGCTTTCcgtctccatctgtctgtgttttgtaggAACCTCCCCGTACGCCCCTCCAGAGTTTTCCATACGGGGGAAATACAAGGCAGGCCCCACCACAGTCTGGCAGCTGGGTGCGCTGCTCTATGAACTGCTGGAGGGATACAATCAGTTTAGCACCACCATGTTCCTGCGCAGGAAAATGCAGTACAGCTGCGAGATGCGGATGCTGAAAGTGTCCAGAGGTAAGACAACACTGGTGTCAATGCAGTACCTGAGTTTTGGTTCTCATAGTGTGCAAAGCTTTTTCCCTCCATGTTCCCACAGACGGCTGCAGCTTCCACCCTAAGCTTtgctttgttctctgtctctcttctcagaCTGCCTGGAGTTCTTACAgatgtgtttggttttgaacCCAAAGGAGCGCATCACTCTGGAGCAGATGCAGCAGCACCCCTGGCTCAACTAGTGCTGCACAACTAATCCCTCAAACACCTCCCACCACCCCTTGTGCTGGGCCAGGAACTCATATGGGCCTGTCAAtatatgtgttatatgtataaatatgacATCATCTGCCTTGAAATGTCAGCCATCACTCCCTGCACTAACCAAAGCACTGCTGATTCTGTCCTGTAGGTGGCGATCAAACACGTCCCCAAAGTAGATGTGAAGAGTCGACCAATGGCGAGTGACCTGATCTGAGATCATTGTTGATCTTTGTTCACCTCCTTGTTACTTTGTTGTTGATGACGAAAGCACACAGATACACGACCACATCTATCAAAACACTCCCACTGTCGTTATACTGTTTCCTTCAGGTCCTGAATGGAAAGACGTGCATGGTCCCCTTGGAGATGCTCCTCATGGTGAGAGTGGCACATGAACCAGGGAGGAGGTTCTCCTGGTCATGGAGAGACCAGCCTCCTCTGTGGACCTGCTGAACTACATGAATGACATCGGTGGTCCCGTGGAGGAAGACCAGGCTAAGGTACTGAAGCTGGGTGGAGCAAGTTTCTGTGGCGGTGTTTGGTGTTCCCTTCAAGCTGCACCAAGCtacttttgaaaatgtcatcattttgaattttgtcagtttcagtggagagttttaggctgtttgtctctgtctcagaaCATCATGAAGCAGCTGGTGAAAGCAGCCATTCAAATGCAGTCCAAGGGCGTCTTCCACCGTGACATCAAAGCAGAGAACGTCCTTATTGAAACCTGCTCCGATGTCCCTCGAGTCCGGGTCATAGACTTTGGGTGTGGCTGCTTCGAGAAGAAGGGATCTCACCGCGACTTCTCTGGTACGACGTctggcttctgctgctgctcttcatccatctgttgATCTCTGGAGTGATGACTTTCATTGAAACCTTCTACTCATCctttgttgctttctgtctccatctgtctgtgttttgtaggAACCTCCCCGTACGCCCCTCCAGAGTTTTTCATACGGGGGAAATACAAGGCAGGCCCCACCACAGTCTGGCAGCTGGGTGCGCTGCTCTATGAACTGCTGGAGGGATACAATCAGTTTAGCACCACCATGTTCCTGCGCAGGAAAATGCAGTACAGCTGCGAGATGCGGATGCTGAAAGTGTCCAGAGGTAAGACAACACTGGTGTCAATGCAGTACCTGAGTTTTGGTTCTCATAGTGTGCAAAGCTTTTTCCCTCCATGTTCCCACAGACGGCTGCAGCTTCCACCCTAAGCTTTGCtttgttctctgtgtctcttctcAGACTGCCTGGAGTTCTTACAgatgtgtttggttttgaacCCAAAGGAGCGCATCACTCTGGAGCAGATGCAGCAGCACCCCTGGCTCAACTAGTGCTGCACAACCCACCCCCCAAACACCTCCGACCACCCCTTGTGCTGGGCCAGGAACTCATATGGGCCTGTCAATATATGtgttatatgaataaatatgacaTCATTTGCCTTGAAATGTCCTCCAGCATTGATATTATCAGTACTGTATGCCATGATTGTATCAAACTTGGTATTAGTTTTGATTTATCTGTAACATTTATTCTGTTGTAGCCACTCAAACGTGATATGAGTATAAAGTGCTGCTGTGAGAAGGTTCTACACTGTACTTGAGCAAACAAGTGTTGTAGTTTCACAGTATTAATTAAGAAAACTCTGATATGTCACAAAAATGAGATTATTCAACAAACAAAGCCCTCAAACTAATCTAAAAAGTTGTAAATGCTTCATAAATGGTGTCTTTTTATATCATAAATTGATATTTGGTGTGTTTAGACATTAACTGTTAAGACAGTTTAccttttattaatttattgcaTAAAGTACAACACAAACCTAACTTTCTGCACcgaacaacagaaagaaaagtcGTCAATTTAATGAACTTAGTCAgaatactaacacacacacaactattcCAAACTGCATTTCTACAAGAAAAAAGTTACTAATGGAACAGAGGTGGGTGTGAACAAGAACGAGCTTTACAAGAAAAAGTACCAAGTTATATCTGACACTAATTAATACACCAGCTGCTTCCATTCATTGTTTCCTCTTGTTTAACTGCATAGTGTATATGGACTTGTGCAGCGCCATTTCTGGACATTTTGGTGCCCTAGGCCAAACATCTACTGGTGCCTCTGAGGAGAGGGATAAGAAACCAGTATACTAAGGGCTGCCATTCATTCTTTTCTCTTgcttaaatacacacacgtagacgtgtgtgtatttaactttattttaggttgttgttgttgtttaatgtgGGCTGTGTGGGTACAGGTTCAGGCCGTCACATGCCgtcacaccaaactccatttgAAAATCTGTCAATTTAATATACTTTTGATCTCTGAAACAGTGTGACTGATATGTTATAATACTATATTAATGAATCAGTAGGTAATGATTAGTTCATAAGTATCCGTGTATCGGAATAACGATAACTTTTTTCACAAGTTGTTCCTGATTAGATCTGAACTAGTAGTCACTCATTCATTACTAATTACTTGATAatatctattatttattataagtTGTACATCATTTAGTTCTTTGTTACTTAATATTTCCTGATCATTACTTTATGGAGTTTTTGATTGGactttaatagtttaatagttgTAAGGTCCAATCACACAGAGTGCACAAATTAGTGGCTACTAGTTCAGAGCTAATCAGGACCAAGTGACAAAACTAAAATAGTCATTTATCTTATTTCACACAATATGTTGTGGTACACCACGTGAATCTGCAGCCTataagatagatagatagatagatagatagatagatgctTTATTGTCCAGCCTGTACACACATAAGAACAATTAAGGAGCATCAATCAATCGAACTAACACAACAACGTAGCAACGAGAGACATAGGACAGTCACAAGAACATGAGTCCAAGGGGGCTTTCACATTAGGGACCCAGATCAGAGTACACTTGACCCCAAAGTCCAGTTCGTTTCATtagtgtgaacactgtgtacCGTCCCCAGGCACAGATCAGCAAACCGTTCCTGCGTCCACTTGAAAAGGTGGTCTCGAGTGCGGTTCGCATCGCGCGTGAAAAGTACTGTACCAAGACACGGACGTAGACTGCTATTTAGAATGTGACGCCGTAACTATTCGACTGTACCGTTCAGGTCACATCCTCTGAACTGCACGGCCATGGCTGATAAAGTAGGATGGAGGGCGAGTGGGTCGTTCTTGACATTGTCTTCTCAATAGCAATATTAGTAGGCATAATGCTCATAGTACTCTTTTCTACTCTGGCACTGTACGAATCAATCGTACCTGATGTGAAATTGCCCTTAGAGCGTTATTGCTAGTTTGTTGAGGGCAGTGATGGCAGAGGGCACGAAACTCTTACTGTAGAGTGCTTTTTTTGCAGATCAGAGATCTGTACCTGCTGTCGGTTGGGAGTAGAGTGAAGCATGAGTTCAAGGGGTGTGCTATGGTGAGGGCTTTGCGCGTGATGGCAGTTTGGGAGTTGGGAGACCAATGACTTTAGAGGCACTGTGTGTGACTTTGAGGAGTGTGTTCCTGTTGGTGACAGTGAGCATGTGGAACAGTAGAGGAGGATGGGGTTTGACGGAGAGCGCCCTGAGTTTCCCATTAACTATTCCTATAACTatcattataaatataaatacacgtatatataaacacacatacctTTGTTTACCCATACATGGTAAACTTGAAGCCATATATTTTCCTCCCAAGCCCATGTATCTACGGGAATAAGCAGAATATGTGCttgaaaacaaagcaataaaGGAAGTTATGATATGACTGAATGCTGTTCATTTACGTGGGAATATCTCATAGCACCTCTGGAGATGACACACATACCACGTTGAAATCACACTGACACTTGTCACTTCCTAACATTCACTTTTTTAAGCGGAGGAGCTGCTGAAATCTGTATTTCTTtgtaagcaaacaaacaaaacacacatttatccGGAAGACTGAAGACAACTTCTAAAAACAGTGCAAATGTACGACAGTTAAACGTGAATGAGTACATTTCTGTTGGTTAAAGCTTCCACAACTAATCCCTCATGTTGTCTGGCTGTCTGTAACGAGGACCCtccacagagacagagtcaCCAC
Protein-coding sequences here:
- the LOC139285380 gene encoding serine/threonine-protein kinase pim-2-like, which produces MNVNSSEILHSLDFENNSEISGSTTEPNNGMGDCRVSRSKRKASIKPESPRKRQRCASGPTEVAVEAVTAKGTKRKASTTRESPSKKQRGGSNDTNGCDLPPSSCGPSTSNQNNGSSSVSARSSRARFEAKYLQLDKLGEGGFGSVYAGYRKTDDLPVAIKHVPKAVVKSRPMVLNGKTYMVPLEMLLMVRVAHEPGESAAVALLDWYDLDQEVLLVMERPASSVDLLNYMNDIGGPMEEDQAKNIMKQLVKAAIQMHSKGVFHRDIKAENVLIETCSDVPRVRVIDFGCGCFVKKRSHRDFSGTSPYAPPEFSIRGKYKAGPTTVWQLGALLYELLEGYNQFSTTMFLRRKMQYSCEMRMLKVSRDCLEFLQMCLVLNPKERITLEQMQQHPWLN